In one Lycium barbarum isolate Lr01 chromosome 7, ASM1917538v2, whole genome shotgun sequence genomic region, the following are encoded:
- the LOC132604597 gene encoding uncharacterized protein LOC132604597 — protein MLSRTAKIPLVSSHPEVYEPCDDSFALVDALLADRTNLLQHHPSICMEIGCGSGYVITSLAVMLGDEEFVPYYIATDINPHAIKVTRETMDAHGVYAELVNTDITSGLEKRLAGSVDVLVVNPPYVPTPEDEVGCEGIMSAWAGGENGRSVIDKILPAADNLLSDRGWLYMVTLTANNPSEICLEMRKKGYASRIILQRSTEEESLHIIKFWRDSDSQLELKNLNYWTKMVRN, from the coding sequence ATGCTTTCAAGAACTGCCAAAATCCCGCTTGTGAGTTCACATCCTGAGGTTTACGAACCATGTGATGATTCATTTGCATTAGTCGATGCATTATTAGCCGATCGAACTAACTTATTACAACACCATCCTTCAATTTGTATGGAAATTGGTTGTGGCAGTGGATACGTTATTACTTCACTTGCAGTTATGCTTGGAGACGAAGAATTTGTTCCATACTATATAGCAACGGACATTAACCCTCATGCTATAAAGGTGACTCGCGAGACCATGGATGCTCACGGGGTTTATGCAGAGTTGGTAAACACGGATATTACATCCGGACTTGAGAAGAGATTGGCGGGGTCCGTTGATGTGCTGGTTGTGAACCCTCCTTATGTTCCTACGCCTGAAGACGAAGTTGGTTGTGAAGGCATTATGTCTGCGTGGGCTGGAGGGGAGAATGGTCGAAGTGTTATTGATAAAATACTGCCTGCTGCTGACAATCTTTTGTCAGATAGGGGCTGGTTATATATGGTCACGCTTACTGCTAATAACCCCTCGGAAATATGTCTTGAGATGAGAAAGAAGGGTTATGCGTCTCGAATTATCCTTCAGAGATCAACTGAAGAAGAGAGCCTTCATATTATCAAATTTTGGCGAGATTCTGATAGCCAGTTGGAGCTAAAGAATTTAAATTATTGGACAAAAATGGTTAGGAATTAG
- the LOC132602001 gene encoding extensin-2-like has protein sequence MPKPEYKAPSLSKNDYYKKPSVPEDNYEKVPSVPKDNSYKVPSVPKPEYKVPSLPKNDYYKKPLSSPPPPYYYNSPPPPSHLHHLLTIINHLQLLLPYHLLHIIKFSSCIFNMLPKLALLSLAQHPGSLS, from the coding sequence ATGCCTAAACCGGAATACAAGGCTCCATCTTTGTCGAAGAATGACTACTACAAGAAGCCATCAGTTCCAGAAGATAACTACGAGAAGGTGCCATCTGTTCCAAAAGATAACTCATACAAGGTACCCTCAGTGCCTAAACCAGAATACAAGGTACCATCTTTACCTAAGAATGACTACTACAAAAAACCATTATCTTCCCCTCCACCACCCTACTACTATAATTCACCCCCTCCTCCTTCACATCTCCACCACCTCCTTACCATTATTAATCATCTTCAACTCCTTCTCCCTTACCACCTTCTCCACATTATTAAATTTTCATCTTGCATATTCAACATGCTTCCCAAGTTAGCCCTTCTTTCACTAGCACAGCATCCAGGATCTCTCTCGTGA
- the LOC132604596 gene encoding zinc finger A20 and AN1 domain-containing stress-associated protein 3-like → MAAQQREKEETELKVPDSINPLCSQTLPVPAPPPPPPPPHASVTTRSENISDLNLSGSNESRSTDLPERIDLTLFSSTESKSSSDIIDLKFSSTYESKSKISCNSSERIDLKLFSTSESKPSSDILDLKFSSTYESRSTSAKAQENTVIGRKREREVNRCCGIGCRRKVGLIPFRCRCGEVFCSEHRYSDRHDCSYDYKAAGREAIARENPVVKAAKILKV, encoded by the coding sequence ATGGCGGCGCAgcaaagagagaaagaagaaacCGAGCTCAAAGTTCCTGATTCCATTAATCCTTTATGCTCTCAAACCCTACCTGTACCTGCGCCGCCGCCACCTCCGCCGCCGCCACACGCCTCCGTTACAACTAGGTCAGAAAATATCTCAGATCTCAACCTTTCCGGTTCAAACGAATCTAGATCTACCGATCTACCTGAGAGGATAGATCTGACGCTTTTCAGTTCAACTGAATCGAAATCTAGCTCCGATATTATAGATCTGAAGTTTTCTAGCACATACGAATCGAAATCTAAGATTTCCTGTAACTCGTCTGAGAGGATAGATCTGAAGCTTTTCAGTACAAGCGAATCGAAACCTAGCTCTGATATATTAGATCTGAAGTTTTCTAGTACATACGAATCGAGATCCACGTCAGCAAAGGCACAGGAGAATACAGTGATTGGTAGGAAAAGGGAGAGAGAAGTGAATAGGTGTTGTGGAATAGGTTGCCGGAGGAAAGTTGGATTGATTCCATTCAGGTGCAGATGTGGTGAAGTGTTCTGCTCGGAGCATAGGTATTCAGATCGACATGATTGTAGTTATGATTACAAAGCAGCAGGTCGTGAAGCTATTGCTAGAGAAAATCCAGTTGTTAAAGCTGCTAAGATTCTCAAGGTCTAA
- the LOC132601998 gene encoding protein PELPK1-like, with protein sequence MGSQMKKQWPQFACALAFFLIATCTTAYTPNSYESPTSTYNKVPTTVAKSDDYKVPSVPEKEYKAPSLPKNDYYKKLSVPEDSYKKVPTVPKVPSMPKEEYKAPSLTKNDYYKKPSVPEDNYKKVPSVPEVPSVPKLEYRTLSLPKNDYYKKPSVPEDNYKKVPSIPEVPSVPKPEYKAPSLPKNDYYKKPSVPEDNYKKVSYVPKVPSVPKPEYKAPSLPNNDYYKKPSVPKDNYKKVSYVPKVLSVPKPEYKAPSLPKNDYYKKPSVPENNYHKVPSVPKVPSVPKPEYKVPSLPKNDNYKKPSVPEDNYKKVPYVPKVPSVPKPEYKAPSLPKNDYYKKPSASPPPPYYYNSPPPPSPSPPPPYHY encoded by the coding sequence ATGGGTAGCCAAATGAAGAAGCAATGGCCTCAATTTGCTTGTGCTTTGgcatttttcttgattgcaactTGCACTACGGCATATACACCAAATTcttatgaatcaccaacttcaaCATACAATAAAGTACCAACCACAGTAGCCAAAAGTGACGACTACAAGGTACCCTCAGTGCCTGAAAAGGAATACAAGGCACCATCTTTACCAAAGAATGATTACTACAAGAAACTATCAGTTCCAGAAGATAGCTACAAGAAGGTGCCAACTGTTCCAAAGGTACCCTCGATGCCTAAAGAGGAATACAAGGCGCCATCTTTGACAAAAAATGACTACTACAAGAAGCCATCAGTTCCAGAAGATAACTACAAGAAGGTGCCATCAGTTCCAGAGGTACCCTCAGTGCCTAAACTGGAATACAGGACTCTATCTTTGCCAAAGAATGACTACTACAAGAAGCCATCAGTTCCAGAAGATAACTACAAGAAGGTGCCATCTATTCCAGAGGTACCCTCAGTGCCTAAACCGGAATACAAGGCTCCATCTTTGCCAAAGAATGACTACTACAAGAAGCCATCAGTTCCAGAAGATAACTACAAAAAGGTGTCATATGTTCCAAAGGTACCCTCAGTGCCTAAACCGGAATACAAGGCTCCATCTTTGCCAAATAATGACTACTACAAGAAGCCATCAGTTCCAAAAGATAACTACAAGAAGGTGTCATATGTTCCAAAGGTACTCTCAGTGCCTAAACCGGAATACAAGGCTCCATCTTTGCCAAAGAATGACTACTACAAGAAGCCATCAGTTCCAGAAAATAACTACCATAAGGTGCCATCTGTTCCAAAGGTACCCTCAGTGCCTAAACCGGAATACAAGGTTCCCTCTTTGCCAAAGAATGACAACTACAAAAAACCATCAGTTCCAGAAGATAACTACAAGAAGGTGCCATATGTTCCAAAGGTACCCTCAGTGCCTAAACCGGAATACAAAGCTCCATCTTTGCCAAAGAATGACTACTACAAGAAGCCATCAGCTTCTCCTCCACCACCTTACTACTACAATTCACCCCCTCCTCCTTCTCCATCACCACCACCTCCTTACCATTATTAA